From Drosophila yakuba strain Tai18E2 chromosome 2L, Prin_Dyak_Tai18E2_2.1, whole genome shotgun sequence, one genomic window encodes:
- the LOC6527782 gene encoding lysosomal alpha-mannosidase — protein sequence MGSVNILAIFLALIASHVTPSEAVCGYESCPDTKSNMINIHLVPHSHDDLGWLKTVDQYYYGNKHNIQHAGVQYIFDTVVAELSKDSRRRFIQVETGFFAKWWEDQSEAKKQLVRTLVNEGRLEFTGGAWSMNDEAAVNYQSVIDQFAVGLKFLNDNFGVCGRPRVGWQIDAFGHSREQASMFAQMAFDGQFFARMDQNDKNKRVDNLGLEMVWDASETLEEMDFFTGMLYNHYSAPPGFCFDSLCQDDPIIDGKSYDNNVKSRVDDFLNYASNLAGYYRSTHIMVPMGDDFQYENAYMNYKNMDKLIKYVNERQASGSKYNIFYSTAGCYLNSLHKSLQSWPSKTQDFLPHSHEAKSFWTGFFTSRPTQKRFERDGNHILQVAKQLSVLADLSGEEQTRDLDYLRQIMAVMQHHDAITGTEKQEVSNDYDRLLYDAILGGANTARDALRVLTNQPSGEFESCLKLNISECAFTKENADDFMVTLYNPLAHTSVQYVRVPVKEENYQVTDEKGAVVASELVPVPWEVLALEFRNNDTQHELVFKASVNKIATYFIKKVDKTTATDNTLTTQTKQFINEKESNLNVPKRFKKVHSLKTDLEPLDDQETVVQNSLIKLVIDNNTGRLKTVEMNGVSEDIGQTFGMYKTARSCHYIFRQDSDLELLEDAFDFTVYEGESVKEVHQHVNEWISQVIRIYEGVNRVEFEWLVGPVPIDDELGKEIVTIFKSGIASGGVFYTDSNGREMMRREKDKREDFSPDLSEQPVSGNYYPVTSRMALQDASKRMVLLNDRSQGGASLEDGRLEMMLHRRHIFADGSGAAEAINEQQFGKGLIARGKLFLYLNSVEDGATASERVAEKEIHLPFWKFFSKSSNIQSDVTKSLSDFNDLPQSVHLLTLEPYSKDEILLRFENFLDQTEGHVVSFSIRQIFDDLGGLEIRETTLDGNLPLSDMKRLKFHHDGSGPVPSSPEYFTSLHKPLAADRSQDDSEFSVTLKPLQIRTFIIKKE from the exons ATGGGTTCTGTAAATATCTTGGCCATTTTCTTGGCCTTGATCGCCTCTCATGTCACGCCATCAGAGGCTGTGTGTGGTTACGAG TCATGTCCCGACACAAAGTCCAATATGATCAATATTCACTTGGTGCCCCACTCCCATGACGACTTGGGTTGGCTGAAAACGGTCGATCAGTACTATTATGGCAATAAGCACAACATTCAACATGCTGGAGTGCAATATATATTCGATACCGTTGTTGCCGAGCTGAGCAAAGACTCACGTCGCCGCTTCATCCAGGTGGAGACGGGTTTCTTTGCCAAATGGTGGGAGGATCAATCGGAAGCCAAGAAGCAGCTGGTCAGGACTCTGGTGAACGAGGGTCGTCTGGAATTCACCGGTGGCGCCTGGAGCATGAACGATGAGGCTGCCGTGAACTACCAGAGTGTGATCGACCAGTTTGCCGTTGGCTTAAA GTTCTTGAATGACAACTTTGGAGTTTGTGGTCGCCCCCGCGTCGGCTGGCAGATCGATGCCTTTGGCCACTCCAGGGAGCAGGCATCGATGTTTGCCCAAATGGCCTTCGATGGCCAGTTCTTTGCACGCATGGATCAGAATGACAAGAACAAGCGAGTGGATAACCTGGGCCTTGAAATGGTCTGGGATGCCAGCGAGACCCTGGAGGAAATGGACTTCTTCACGGGCATGCTCTACAATCACTACTCTGCTCCTCCTGGCTTTTGCTTCGACTCCCTCTGCCAAGATGATCCCATAATTGATGGCAAGAGCTACGACAACAATGTCAAGTCGCGGGTGGACGATTTCCTCAACTATGCTTCCAACTTGGCTGGATATTATCGCTCTACTCACATAATGGTGCCCATGGGCGATGACTTTCAATACGAAAATGCCTACATGAACTACAAGAACATGGACAAGCTGATCAA ATATGTCAATGAGCGCCAGGCCAGTGGCTCCAAGTACAATATCTTCTATTCAACTGCTGGATGCTATCTGAACTCGCTGCACAAGAGCCTCCAAAGCTGGCCCAGCAAGACACAGGACTTCCTGCCCCATTCTCACGAGGCAAAGAGCTTCTGGACAGGATTCTTCACCTCTCGCCCCACCCAGAAGCGATTTGAGCGTGATGGCAACCACATTCTCCAAGTGGCCAAGCAGCTGAGTGTCCTTGCCGATCTTTCAGGCGAAGAACAGACCAGAGACTTGGACTATCTGCGGCAGATCATGGCTGTTATGCAGCACCACGATGCCATCACGGGCACCGAGAAACAGGAAGTGTCCAATGACTACGATCGCCTCCTATATGATGCCATTTTGGGAGGCGCCAACACAGCTCGCGATGCCCTTCGAGTGCTTACCAATCAGCCAAGTGGAGAGTTCGAAAGCTGTCTCAAATTGAATATAAGCGAGTGCGCCTTTACCAAGGAAAATGCCGATGACTTCATGGTTACCCTGTACAACCCATTGGCTCACACGTCTGTGCAGTATGTGCGAGTGCCTGTCAAGGAGGAAAACTACCAGGTTACCGACGAGAAGGGTGCAGTGGTGGCTTCTGAGTTGGTCCCAGTGCCCTGGGAAGTCTTGGCACTGGAATTCCGCAACAACGACACTCAGCATGAGCTGGTTTTCAAGGCATCCGTTAATAAGATCGCTACGTACTTTATCAAAAAGGTTGATAAAACTACAGCAACTGATAACACTCTGACCACTCAAACTAAACAGTTCATCAATGAGAAAGAATCAAACTTGAATGTTCCTAAACGTTTCAAGAAGGTTCACTCCTTGAAAACCGACCTAGAGCCCCTCGATGATCAAGAGACAGTTGTGCAAAACTCG CTTATAAAACTGGTGATTGACAATAACACAGGACGCTTGAAGACCGTTGAAATGAATGGAGTTTCTGAAGATATTGGACAGACTTTTGGAATGTACAAGACTGCCCGATCTTGTCACTACATATTCCGCCAGGATTCAGACTTGGAACTCCTGGAAGATGCTTTTGATTTCACTGTGTACGAGGGCGAATCCGTCAAGGAAGTCCACCAGCATGTGAACGAGTGGATCTCGCAGGTGATCCGCATCTACGAGGGAGTCAACCGAGTGGAGTTCGAGTGGCTAGTGGGTCCTGTTCCCATTGACGATGAGCTGGGCAAGGAGATCGTGACCATCTTCAAAAGTGGAATCGCCTCCGGTGGAGTCTTCTACACCGACTCCAATGGTCGTGAAATGATGAGGAGGGAAAAGGACAAGCGGGAGGACTTTAGTCCCGATTTGAGTGAGCAGCCTGTGAGCGGAAACTACTATCCAGTCACATCCAGGATGGCTCTGCAGGATGCTAGCAAGCGAATGGTCCTGCTCAATGACCGTTCTCAGGGAGGCGCCAGCTTGGAGGACGGACGTTTGGAGATGATGCTGCATCGTCGTCACATTTTCGCCGACGGATCAGGAGCTGCCGAAGCCATCAATGAGCAACAGTTCGGAAAAGGACTGATTGCCCGTGGCAAACTGTTTCTGTACCTCAACTCTGTCGAAGATGGAGCCACTGCATCCGAACGCGTGGCAGAGAAAGAGATTCATCTGCCCTTCTGGAAGTTCTTCAGCAAATCTAGTAACATCCAAAGTGATGTAACCAAGTCGTTGTCCGATTTCAATGACTTGCCACAGTCGGTTCATCTGCTTACCCTGGAGCCCTATTCCAAGGACGAAATTCTGCTGCGTTTCGAGAACTTTTTGGATCAGACTGAGGGCCATGTGGTTAGCTTCAGTATTCGGCAAATTTTCGATGACCTTGGTGGACTGGAGATTCGTGAAACGACCCTGGACGGCAACCTTCCGCTAAGCGATATGAAGCGCCTGAAGTTCCACCATGATGGTTCTGGTCCTGTTCCCTCAAGTCCGGAGTACTTCACCAGTTTGCATAAGCCCTTGGCAGCTGATAGGTCTCAGGATGACTCGGAGTTCAGTGTGACCTTAAAGCCCCTGCAAATCCGTACTTTTATCATTAAAAAGGAGTAA